A DNA window from Zerene cesonia ecotype Mississippi chromosome 28, Zerene_cesonia_1.1, whole genome shotgun sequence contains the following coding sequences:
- the LOC119837636 gene encoding uncharacterized protein LOC119837636, with translation MATKSYSKHKEYKEYSSTGTVPYTDEQFDMIKSDLLPKGSKLDSLGRSVGGTREYHYEYKEEKLPGGGKYDRKDFHTVEEFTIPKGKPKSAESSYYYEREERELPAVGTRTYNYETSGSSPGYSKVKSSKVTKEMTQNVEELDSLLDDLQKDQERQLYKSGYASDTAESTSFDYRRGTPVKAPSSGYSTLKREERLESSWNSPPPPTVTRGAEIRQEMYREEKTESRVVPSQISPAVPQVVPPAVCAHCHHPPTTGTLPRASTPMNKVTTTVKTYTYEVPADQDPTTVPIPVDHQHITEEINTTSHATGTLGRPAGCQYCSHCNTTLREYRTHTSDHTSERTYIPAEPKLLHPEPLNGHGPHGPTTYKYSESSYSSANSRFPPSPAPGGGAPPRSLSPSPSPFPRPTTPSTTQQPPKKLDDLLADFPEARFPTQPDGITQRKVEISRETRESRDVRDSRDNRDKREAPGAKSPPIGSSRNVAGPAVYYPPGHTPFAKESGYQASAMQAGGAHASGRAMYEYEAGSRSKEKRSETKTAVPVCLPLCCAMPCVIM, from the exons ATGGCCACTAAATCGTATAGCAAGCACAAGGAATACAAAGAATATTCCAGCACAGGCACTGTGCCCTACACCGACGAACAATTCG ACATGATAAAATCCGACCTTTTGCCAAAAGGAAGTAAACTGGACTCCCTGGGCAGGAGCGTGGGAGGCACGAGGGAGTACCACTACGAGTATAAGGAAGAGAAGTTGCCCGGAGGAGGGAAGTATGACAGAAAGGACTTTCACACCGTTGAA GAATTCACAATACCAAAAGGCAAGCCAAAGTCAGCAGAGAGCAGTTATTACTACGAACGGGAGGAACGAGAGTTGCCAGCGGTCGGAACTAGGACATATAACTATGAGACGAGTGGTTCTAGCCCGG GTTATTCGAAGGTGAAAAGTTCAAAGGTGACGAAGGAAATGACCCAGAACGTGGAAGAGCTGGACTCACTTCTGGACGACCTGCAGAAGGATCAAGAACGACAGCTGTATAAAA GCGGTTACGCGTCTGATACAGCTGAGAGTACATCGTTTGATTACCGGCGAGG AACTCCAGTAAAAGCGCCATCTAGCGGATACTCAACGCTAAAAAGGGAAGAGCGGTTGGAGAGCTCGTGGAACTCCCCCCCACCCCCCACCGTCACACGCGGCGCCGAGATACGACAAGAGATGTATAGAGAGGAGAAGACAG AATCTCGCGTGGTACCGTCTCAGATATCACCAGCGGTCCCACAAGTGGTCCCACCAGCTGTGTGTGCCCACTGCCACCATCCACCCACCACCGGCACT CTGCCCCGCGCCAGCACACCGATGAACAAGGTGACGACAACGGTGAAGACCTACACGTACGAAGTGCCCGCTGACCAGGACCCCACCACCGTGCCCATACCGGTCGATCATCAGCACATCACCGAGGAGATTAA TACGACATCGCACGCGACGGGCACGCTCGGGCGGCCGGCGGGCTGCCAGTACTGCTCGCACTGCAACACCACGCTCCGGGAGTACAGGACACACACCTCAG ACCACACCAGCGAGCGCACCTACATACCGGCTGAGCCGAAATTGCTGCATCCCGAGCCGCTCAATGGACACGGCCCACAT GGTCCAACGACGTACAAGTACTCGGAGAGCAGCTACTCGAGCGCGAACTCCCGCTTCCCCCCCTCCCCCGCGCCGGGCGGCGGCGCTCCCCCGCGCTCCCTCTCCCCCTCGCCCTCGCCGTTCCCGCGCCCCACCACCCCCTCCACCACGCAGCAACCCCCCAAGAAGTTGGATGATCTGCTCGCTGACTTCCCGGAGGCG CGTTTCCCCACCCAACCGGACGGTATAACCCAGCGCAAAGTGGAAATATCGCGGGAAACGCGGGAATCTCGTGATGTCCGTGATTCCCGGGATAACAGGGACAAGCGGGAGGCCCCGGGGGCGAAGTCCCCGCCCATTGGTAGCAGCCGCAATGTGGCTGGCCCGGCTGTGTACTACCCCCCGGGACATACGCCCTTCGCCAAGGAGTCTGGGTATCAGGCTAGC GCGATGCAGGCGGGCGGCGCGCACGCGTCGGGCCGCGCCATGTACGAGTACGAGGCGGGCTCGCGCTCCAAGGAGAAGCGCAGCGAGACCAAGACCGCCGTGCCGGTCTGCCTGCCGCTCTGCTGCGCCATGCCCTGCGTCATCATGTAA
- the LOC119837683 gene encoding mediator of RNA polymerase II transcription subunit 26-like has product MSNNAHELSNRLLNALDSNYNVVDMQAVNEIISILEKFNITKELLETTRLGKHVNELRRKTTDPTLARRAKVLVKRWRDLVIPNVASPAHTGSNRSSAERQTRRAGGTPLTSPALMRHGLSPAVPSPRPPSRPAWGGYESDSQDVILVDDDPPPPPLPPLPPPPAPLLAHKPATPPVKRPPSPEPLGDDKKAKRDKKPKKRRGHSRAGVGTETPAGPTPAPAPPPSLAPAAAPTATPTAAHAHGWPARNGTAPERRKNGWRRDAQDPYAALVNRLPPAGGKKVKTTKELLEQIQSRGKASPSRSASPASPASPDVMLIEPDDCSIKVDSPLRNGSSEPAAAPEPAPAPVWPLVPLEDEKEWAPCICDPELEPDESCPANSRTTVHPAHVVALHNAYVPGVNGTRAPLHPHKFAVRPAVSQDDPSLFANVVPLYKYSDYKEDTSDSKDAGGDVKEINDLIHTTELKEEPSDLKTEIDIKAISDCKVEPMDVDITFKSEDVNERLKPAPSPEESERRIEETKEAKEEPEQKFSVTSPEHRTVERTKDIDGRTLYEKCVSCINSVPYSYGQAANAPVLTFPTEDVLENVSQALDSVETERDELGRPVKPTHFAEWHECAMLGDLIALPYVVID; this is encoded by the exons gTCGTCGACATGCAGGcagttaatgaaattatatccattttggagaaatttaatatcacaaaAGAACTGTTGGAG ACCACCCGACTGGGAAAGCACGTGAATGAATTACGGCGCAAGACCACCGACCCGACGCTCGCCAGGCGCGCCAAAGTGCTGGTGAAGAGGTGGCGGGACCTCGTCATACCAAATGTGGCGTCGCCTGCGCATACTG GATCAAACCGTTCGTCGGCTGAGCGGCAAACGAGGCGCGCGGGGGGCACGCCGCTCACCTCGCCAGCACTTATGCGg CATGGTTTGAGTCCCGCTGTGCCCAGCCCGAGACCTCCGTCTAGGCCAG CGTGGGGCGGCTACGAGTCGGACTCGCAGGATGTGATCCTGGTGGACGACGAcccgccgcccccgccgcTGCCTCCCCtcccgccgccgcccgcgccgctgcTCGCGCACAAGCCCGCAACACCGC CAGTGAAACGACCGCCCTCACCGGAACCACTGGGCGACGACAAGAAGGCGAAAAGGGATAAGAAACCTAAGAAACGAAG GGGCCACAGCAGAGCCGGCGTGGGCACCGAGACGCCAGCGGGCCCGacccccgcgcccgcgccgccccccTCGCTCGCCCCCGCGGCCGCGCCCACGGCCACGCCCACcgctgcgcacgcgcacggGTGGCCGGCGCGCAACGGCACCGCGCCGGAGCGCCGCAAGAACGGCTGGCGGAGGGACGCGCAGGATCCGTACGCGGCGCTGGTGAACAGGTTGCCGCCCGCGGGAGGGAAGAAG gTGAAAACAACAAAAGAGTTACTAGAGCAGATCCAGTCGCGCGGCAAGGCGAGCCCCTCGCGCTCCGCTTCGCCCGCCTCGCCCGCCTCGCCTGACGTCATGCTCATAGAGCCTGATG ATTGCTCCATAAAAGTAGATTCTCCACTACGGAACGGGAGCAGCGAGCCGGCGGCCGCACCGGAGCCCGCACCAGCGCCCGTTTGGCCCCTAGTGCCGTTGGAAGACGAGAAGGAGTGGGCGCCCTGCATCTGCGACCCCGAGCTCGAGCCGGACGAGAGCTGCCCGGCCAACTCGCGGACCACGGTCCATCCAGCGCACGTGGTGGCGCTGCACAACGCGTACGTGCCCGGCGTCAACGGCACCCGCGCCCCCCTCCACCCGCACAAGTTCGCAGTCCGGCCCGCAGTCAGCCAGGACGACCCCAGCCTGTTCGCCAACGTGGTGCCCCTCTACAAGTACTCGGACTAC AAAGAAGACACGTCTGATTCGAAGGATGCGGGGGGCGATGTGAAAgaaataaacgatttaatacATACAACTGAACTTAAAGAAGAACCTAGCGATTTGAAAACAGAAATAGACATTAAAGCGATCAGTGATTGTAAAGTTGAACCTATGGATGTGGACATCACTTTCAAGAGTGAGGATGTCAATGAGAGACTGAAGCCTGCCCCCTCCCCAGAAGAGAGTGAGCGACGGATAGAAGAAACGAAGGAAGCGAAGGAGGAACCGGAACAGAAGTTCTCGGTGACGTCACCTGAACACAGGACGGTCGAGCGGACGAAAGACATCGACGGACGGACCTTATACGAAAAGTGTGTATCGTGTATAAATTCTGTGCCCTATAGTTACGGACAGGCCGCGAACGCTCCGGTCTTGACCTTTCCAACCGAGGACGTGTTAGAAAACGTTAGCCAAGCGTTGGACAGTGTCGAGACGGAGCGGGACGAGCTGGGGCGGCCGGTCAAGCCGACGCACTTCGCCGAGTGGCACGAGTGCGCCATGCTAGGGGACCTCATAGCGCTCCCGTACGTCGTCATCGACTGA